In a genomic window of Equus przewalskii isolate Varuska chromosome 4, EquPr2, whole genome shotgun sequence:
- the INSIG1 gene encoding insulin-induced gene 1 protein, with product MPRLDDHFWSCSCAKGRRHRSHQRTGSGGVAAKVGKMINSSVPGPSLLVAHSAPDTDPSRGPQSTGVGGRGASSCHTNSWHHHLVQRSLVLFSVGVVLALVLNLLQVQRNVTLFPEEVIATIFSSAWWVPPCCGTAAAVVGLLYPCIDSHLGEPHKFKREWASVMRCVAVFVGINHASAKLDFANNVQLSLTLAALSLGLWWTFDRSRSGLGLGITIAFLATLITQLLVYNGVYQYTSPDFLYIRSWLPCIFFSGGVTVGNIGRQLAMGVPEKPHSD from the exons ATGCCCAGATTGGACGACCACTTCTGGAGCTGTTCCTGTGCTAAGGGCCGGAGGCACAGAAGCCACCAGAGAACCGGTTCCGGAGGGGTGGCCGCCAAAGTGGGGAAAATGATCAACTCCTCGGTGCCCGGCCCCTCCCTGCTGGTGGCCCACAGTGCCCCGGACACTGACCCCTCTCGGGGGCCGCAGAGCACTGGTGTGGGCGGCCGTGGGGCCAGCAGCTGCCACACTAACAGCTGGCATCACCACTTGGTGCAGAGGAGCCTGGTGCTTTTCTCAGTCGGGGTGGTCCTCGCCCTGGTGCTCAACCTGCTGCAGGTCCAGAGGAATGTCACCCTGTTCCCTGAGGAAGTTATTGCCACCATCTTCTCCTCAGCCTGGTGGGTTCCTCCCTGTTGTGGGACAGCAGCTG CTGTTGTCGGCTTACTCTACCCCTGCATCGACAGTCACCTCGGAGAGCCCCACAAGTTTAAGAGGGAGTGGGCCAGTGTCATGCGCTGTGTAGCAGTCTTTGTGGGTATCAACCACGCCAGTGCT AAATTGGATTTTGCCAATAACGTTCAGCTCTCCTTGACGTTAGCAGCCCTGTCTTTGGGCCTCTGGTGGACATTTGACCGTTCCCGAAGTGGCCTCGGGCTTGGGATCACCATCGCCTTCCTGGCCACTCTGATCACTCAGCTACTGGTCTACAATGGCGTCTATCA GTACACATCCCCAGATTTCCTCTACATTCGCTCCTGGCTTCCATGCATATTTTTCTCAGGAGGTGTGACAGTAGGGAACATAGGACGACAGCTGGCTATG GGAGTTCCTGAAAAGCCACATAGTGACTGA